A DNA window from Arachis hypogaea cultivar Tifrunner chromosome 18, arahy.Tifrunner.gnm2.J5K5, whole genome shotgun sequence contains the following coding sequences:
- the LOC140181439 gene encoding uncharacterized protein, with protein MTRIKRINQQAWEYLAKWPKEAWTKAHFSEGPKVDNICNNACESFNAKTKYDRGKPILTLAEEVRRMVMKSMSDNRLKLLTYQGILTPVQQSRLESLIKLSRNWAPYWSGDAKEEVYEVQGWPTNMVVDLGMPCMHAISAIQEKNDKRPEEYCHEWLTMEAYRRTYQFNVNPVKGQDLWEKTGSPAPVPPPIKPKPGRPTTNRRKDKAERPTGTKTKMKRKYAPI; from the exons ATGACTAGAATCAAGAGAATTAATCAACAAGCATGGGAATATTTAGCTAAGTGGCCGAAGGAAGCTTGGACGAAAGCCCATTTCAGTGAAGGGCCAAAGGTAGACAACATATGCAACAACGCTTGTGAATCCTTCAATGCAAAGACCAAGTATGACAGAGGAAAGCCTATTCTGACCCTGGCAGAGGAGGTACGAAGAATGGTTATGAAAAGCATGTCTGACAATAGACTGAAGCTTCTTACTTATCAAGGAATACTTACTCCAGTTCAGCAAAGTAGGCTAGAATCTCTTATTAAGTTATCCAGAAACTGGGCTCCCTACTGGTCGGGTGATGCCAAAGAGGAAGTGTACGAAGTTCAAGGATGGCCAACTAACATGGTGGTAGATTTGG GAATGCCTTGTATGCACGCAATATCGGCCAttcaagaaaaaaatgataagagGCCTGAGGAGTATTGCCACGAATGGTTGACTATGGAGGCGTACAGAAGAACATACCAATTCAATGTGAATCCCGTCAAGGGACAAGATCTATGGGAGAAAACTGGTTCTCCTGCACCTGTTCCACCTCCAATCAAACCTAAACCAGGTAGACCAACAACAAATAGAAGGAAGGACAAGGCTGAAAGACCCACTGGCACGAAGACAAAGATGAAAAGGAAGTATGCTCCAATTTGA
- the LOC112770334 gene encoding uncharacterized mitochondrial protein AtMg00810-like: MEIARSKSGIHLCKRKYALDIVEDFGYLDCKPASTPMDYSTKLSSESGTLLSDFANYRQLVGRLMYLANPRPDISYVMGCLSQFVDCPTIAHLEVAFRVLRYLKGCPTLGLFFPCDSDFKVSGFSDPDWTACIDTRHSVTGYCFYLGNALISWKSKKQTIVSRSSSKAEYRALANATCDAQWLSFIF; this comes from the coding sequence aTGGAGATCGCTCGCTCGAAGTCAGGTATTCACCTCTGCAAGCGCAAATATGCTTTGGACATTGTTGAAGACTTTGGTTACTTAGACTGCAAACCAGCAAGCACTCCCATGGACTATTCCACCAAATTATCCTCTGAAAGTGGGACTCTTCTTTCTGATTTCGCTAATTATCGACAATTGGTTGGTCGTTTAATGTATTTAGCTAACCCCCGCCCTGATATTTCTTATGTCATGGGTTGTCTGAGTCAGTTTGTAGATTGCCCCACAATAGCTCATCTTGAAGTAGCCTTTAGGGTCTTGAGATATCTCAAAGGCTGTCCCACCCTTGGTCTCTTTTTTCCTTGTGACTCAGATTTTAAGGTTTCTGGATTTTCCGACCCCGACTGGACAGCTTGTATCGACACTCGACACTCTGTTACAGGATATTGTTTCTACCTGGGCAATGCTCTCATTAGTtggaaaagcaagaaacaaaCCATTGTCTCTCGTTCGTCTTCTAAAGCCGAATATCGCGCTTTGGCCAATGCCACTTGTGACGCACAATGGCTCTCCTTCATCTTCTAG